The stretch of DNA CTCTCAGCAAATCTTTCCATTCCAAGTATCTTTGCCCTTGGTTGGGGAGGTGTGCAGACAGTTCTCTTTCTGATGTTTATTGTCCGTCCGATCAATGTGATTGTTAGCACATGGAATAGCAGCTTCACTTGGCGGCAAAAAGCTTTTTTGTCATGGTGTGCACCTAGAGGAATTGTGGCTGCTTCTGTAGCTTCGCTCTTTTCGATTTTATTAACAGAACGGGGAGTTAATGGCGGTGAATCGATTAAGGCTTTGGTCTTCCTCACGATCGCGATGACTGTTTTTTTGCAAGGGTTATCCGCCAAATTTGTGGCGAAACTCTTAGGGCTCAATCAACCTGATATTTCAGGATTGGTGGTTGTGGGTAGTAATCCGATTGGAATTTTGGTGGCAAGGCTATTTCAAGCGAATGGTCAACGTGTGGCTCTTATCGATACTAGTGCCGAGCTTTGCAAACAAGCTGCTGAGTATGATATTCCTGCTTTTGTGAGTAATGGCTTGGATGCAAAATCTTTGGCTGAAGCTGGATTGGACTCGGTGGGAACCTTTGTAGCCCTGACCGTTAATACCGATGTGAATATCGTCATCGCTCAAATTGCAGCGAAGGAGTTCAATCCGCCTAAAGTATTTGCTGTTTATATTAAAGAGGCTGAAGGCGATCGCAATGGAGAGGCTGAAGTCCAGCAAGCTTTTAGTGCTCGTGTTCCAATTAAAACTTGGAATCAATATATTCTGCAACGGGAAGTGAGAGTTGGGGAATTCCTACTCATCGAAGAAGAACTTGAAGAACAGTTAAATCGTTTTAATATGATGTTTAATGCAGGAATATTACTGCCACTATTGTTTGAGCGCAAAGGTCAATTACAAATAGTATCTGCGGATATGTTATGGGAAAAAGGCGATCGCATTTTATATTTGCTATATACCCCCAAAGCCTTATCTCCTGCTCAATCCGAAGTTCTGCCTCCCAACACCTTAGACATAACGCCCGTAGTTCTTTCGGATCTCGATATTGCTCAAAAGACAAATGAATCTAATGGAGTTAGTTCACGCAGCAACAAAAATAAAGATGCTGATATTGCTGCTAGTCCAGATTATTTCTTAAAAATGGCAAAGGATATTTTAAATAGGCGATCGTAGAAGTTTTGATGAGTTTTTGGATTCTCAAAAATGGCAACACCATTTGAGAATTGGCATAAGGCGATCGCCTATTTCTCTATCTAAGATTACTCCTTTGCGAGAGAATAATCACTCTTGTGTTAGAAGCTCTTTTATTTTGTGATCATTGTAAGATACTTTATTCTCTGAAATTTTGATAGCACCCCGTGTAGTTAGCAACTTAAAAACTTCTTCTGCTAACTGAGGAGACTCTTTGAACCTAGTTCTAATGGTATTGAAGAGAGCATCTTTAGTTGCTGGTCTATTTTGGTTATAGGTAACAAGTTGCGTACAATATACCTTGATTGCTGAGACTAAAGCTGTAGATTCAACTGTAGTTTTAGGGACTGTAGTAGTTTTATTCTCTTCTTTTTTGGTGCTTATACGTTCCGCTGAACGTCCCTGACTTTGAAGCAAGTTTACAACGTGATCTAAATCAGTATCATTTGAAATAATTACAAAATGTGTTTGCTTGTGCAGCTGTTGCATCAAAATACCAGCAAAAAAACAAATACCAAAATCTGCTGCATTTTTACCCCCATTTGTCATTTTAAAAATTTTTAGCTTGTTTGAACTGACCGTTCCACTAAGTGGAATAAGCCAATCAAGAGGTATTTTTGCTCCAGTTTGTGCATAGCAAATTACAACTTGTGAGAACTGCTCTAATTTTTCTTGTAGCTGAGAAATCTGATCAGGACAGTTTTCTAAGTCAATCAATAATACTCTACCTATCTCATCATCATCATTTTGATTAATGCTGTGATTATCTTCAATCATCATTCTTCATAAATATAAGTTGAACAGCAGCCTCGTAAACTTTTGAATCGTCTACGAGACTGCACTAGAAAAATTATTTTATTCTTGGACTTTAACCGCGATCGCCTTCGCAATCTCCCTTAAAGCCTTAGCAGATGCAGACCCAGAATAACCTAACACAATTGGTACATCGCGATCTCTTCACCAAACAGCGATCGCGCTAACATACAGATGATAGAAAAATTGCGTTAATCATTCGTGATACATAGATGAAAAGTCACATCAAACTTCAGCAAAACATCAAATCATTTATTCGATCAAATTTAGAAGGTGGTTATGTTGCCGAATGCTTGGAAATATCAGTGGTCACACAGGGAAACACCCTAGATGAAGTTGTCGAAAATCTTATAGAAGCAGTTGGGTTACATCTAGAAGACGAAAATCCTGAAGACTTCGGTTTGGTTGCCAACCCATCAATTTTTGTCACCTTTGAGCTACAACCCGAATATGTCAAAGCTTAAACGACTCTCTGGTGCAGATGCGATCGCCATTTTCAAAAAATTTGGTTTTGACGTGCATAGTCA from Pseudanabaena sp. BC1403 encodes:
- a CDS encoding sodium:proton antiporter, whose protein sequence is MEGSLSLLIIIAIAAGVFARVIANFFRVPSIVFLLIFGVALGGSGLNLVQPRLLGDGLEAIVSISVALILFDGGLNLQLKELGKVSASLRNLITIGTLITLIGGGIAAYWLSEFPWTIAFLYAALVVVTGPTVVNPIIEEVGLDRRLATILEGEGVLIDAIGSVLAVVVLDVALNPTSGAFAVVSDLGLRLGVGGLLGAIAGWLLGKFLQRAAFLAEDTKSAVVVAAVLGLFGIAQEIQSESGLTAVVLMGIVLRASEIPNSRALLKFKSQLVALIVSVLFILLSANLSIPSIFALGWGGVQTVLFLMFIVRPINVIVSTWNSSFTWRQKAFLSWCAPRGIVAASVASLFSILLTERGVNGGESIKALVFLTIAMTVFLQGLSAKFVAKLLGLNQPDISGLVVVGSNPIGILVARLFQANGQRVALIDTSAELCKQAAEYDIPAFVSNGLDAKSLAEAGLDSVGTFVALTVNTDVNIVIAQIAAKEFNPPKVFAVYIKEAEGDRNGEAEVQQAFSARVPIKTWNQYILQREVRVGEFLLIEEELEEQLNRFNMMFNAGILLPLLFERKGQLQIVSADMLWEKGDRILYLLYTPKALSPAQSEVLPPNTLDITPVVLSDLDIAQKTNESNGVSSRSNKNKDADIAASPDYFLKMAKDILNRRS
- a CDS encoding type II toxin-antitoxin system HicB family antitoxin, with product MKSHIKLQQNIKSFIRSNLEGGYVAECLEISVVTQGNTLDEVVENLIEAVGLHLEDENPEDFGLVANPSIFVTFELQPEYVKA
- a CDS encoding PIN domain-containing protein, giving the protein MMIEDNHSINQNDDDEIGRVLLIDLENCPDQISQLQEKLEQFSQVVICYAQTGAKIPLDWLIPLSGTVSSNKLKIFKMTNGGKNAADFGICFFAGILMQQLHKQTHFVIISNDTDLDHVVNLLQSQGRSAERISTKKEENKTTTVPKTTVESTALVSAIKVYCTQLVTYNQNRPATKDALFNTIRTRFKESPQLAEEVFKLLTTRGAIKISENKVSYNDHKIKELLTQE